Proteins encoded together in one Bombus vancouverensis nearcticus chromosome 14, iyBomVanc1_principal, whole genome shotgun sequence window:
- the LOC117159308 gene encoding ribosomal RNA processing protein 36 homolog — protein MSDEEDTLLNEDKDQDEIRKELSQMSFEDLQKLKEKLGCKIYKEALFGPRKVNKKTEFKRENKNRPREISSKKPVSRFREVVQVKNYIPRDPRFDSLCGTYDPKIFKRNYMFINDIKENDIKELKKKLVESRDPKEVKKIKYLIQRLENQLREEKRRNMKKQKEYAEKKEIVEAIRRGEKPVYKKKSEKRVLELVSQYEELKNSGKLKKHIQRLRKKNQQRDRRKLASADSE, from the exons ATGAGTGATGAGGAAGATACTCTTCTTAACGAAGATAAAGATCAG GATGAAATTAGAAAAGAGCTCTCACAAATGAGTTTCGAAGATCTGCAAAAGCTAAAAGAGAAATTAGGTTGTAAAATATATAAGGAAGCATTGTTTGGTCCACGGAAGGTTAACAAGAAAACTGAATTTAAGCGAGAAAATAAAAACAGACCGCGTGAAATATCTTCAAAGAAGCCTGTTTCACGATTCAGAGAAgtggtgcaggtaaagaattatatTCCAAGAGACCCTCGATTCGATAGTCTATGTGGCACATATGATCCGaagatatttaaaagaaattatatgttcattaatgatataaaagagaatgatattaaagaattaaaaaagaaattggtTGAGAGTAGAGACCCAAAAGAGGTAAAGAAGATCAAATACCTTATACAGAGATTGGAAAATCAATTAcgtgaggaaaaaagaagaaatatgaaaaaacaaAAAGAGTACGCAGAAAAGAAAGAGATTGTAGAAGCCATCAGACGTGGTGAAAAACCAGTATACAAAAAGAAGT CTGAAAAACGAGTTTTGGAGTTAGTTTCTCAATATGAGGAACTGAAGAATTCAGGCAAATTAAAGAAACATATACAACGATTGCGCAAGAAGAATCAACAAAGGGACAGACGAAAGTTAGCATCAGCAGACTCTGAATAA